One part of the Eucalyptus grandis isolate ANBG69807.140 chromosome 10, ASM1654582v1, whole genome shotgun sequence genome encodes these proteins:
- the LOC104422608 gene encoding protein KINESIN LIGHT CHAIN-RELATED 2, with protein sequence MPGLATEVGNEHSTTDESSGNTSSYKESYTQLRSPRSPLSPHSPRSDSIDLYINHVVDISIEQLYNNVFEMQSSDQSPSRSSFLSYGEESRLDSELGHLVGDFGVMEMMKDAVPERRLEDKDCDGYAIEGIDLTDEKIEMKGRYQSSIKEEQSSQASSMRKVPNERPPTGKKNGKHAKRTNSSFLRRKQRNLGLLGVKCHTIENILDVGLDDADIGPYLLKGIRNMIATGAKPQKALELALRTVSSYEERVNDKPSLGLVMCLHALAAIYCDLGQHSEAIPVLERSIEIPALEDGENHALAKFAGCMQLGDTYAMIGQMENSLLLYTAGLEIQKQALGETDPRLGETCRYMAEAYVQALQFNEAEKLCQMALDIHKGNGSTAVLAEAADRRLMGLICDSKGEYESALEHYVLASMAMASNGQELDVASIDCSIGDVYLSLAKYDEAVFAYQKALKVFKSTKGENHPKVASIYVRLAKLYHKIGKFKESKSYCENALHIYRRPNPMMPTEEIAGGFIELSAIYESMNELEQALTLLKKALKIHADAPGQQNMVAGVEAQIGVIYYMMGKYSDAYTSLKSAVSKFRASAEQNSPLFGIALNQMGLSCVQCHAINEAAELFEEARSILEKEYGPYHPDTLGVCSNLAGTYDAMGRLDDAIEILENVVAIRQEKLGTANSDVNAEKQRLAELLKEAGRDSSRKSRPLGTLLNADSCILEEDGVEVL encoded by the exons ATGCCTGGATTAGCCACTGAAGTTGGAAATGAGCATAGCACAACAGACGAATCCAGTGGAAATACTTCATCTTATAAGGAAAGCTACACCCAGTTGAGGTCTCCAAGAAGTCCACTAAGTCCACACAGTCCTCGAAGCGATTCCATTGATCTTTATATCAATCATGTGGTGGACATCTCCATCGAGCAGTTGTATAACAATGTGTTTGAAATGCAGAGCTCCGATCAATCTCCCTCCAGGTCTAGTTTTCTCTCATATGGTGAGGAATCAAGACTTGATTCGGAGTTGGGCCATCTTGTCGGAGACTTCGGTGTAATGGAGATGATGAAGGATGCGGTGCCAGAGAGAAGACTGGAGGATAAAGATTGTGATGGCTATGCAATAGAAGGCATTGATCTAACCGATGAGAAGATTGAAATGAAAGGTAGATACCAATCTTCAATTAAAGAGGAGCAATCATCACAGGCAAGTTCTATGCGCAAAGTGCCCAATGAGAGACCTCCTACTGGCAAAAAGAATGGGAAGCatgcaaaaagaacaaatagttcttttcttagGAGAAAACAGAGAAATCTTGGTTTACTTGGGGTAAAGTGTCACACTATAGAAAATATTCTTGATGTGGGACTTGACGATGCAGACATTGGACCCTATTTACTTAAAGGAATAAGAAATATGATTGCTACTGGAGCTAAACCCCAGAAAGCTCTTGAATTGGCTCTTCGAACCGTGAGCTCGTATGAGGAGCGAGTCAATGACAAGCCTAGTTTAGGATTGGTTATGTGTTTGCATGCTTTGGCTGCAATATACTGTGACTTAGGTCAGCATAGTGAAGCAATTCCAGTTCTCGAGCGCTCAATTGAAATTCCAGCTTTAGAGGATGGTGAAAACCATGCGCTTGCTAAATTTGCTGGGTGCATGCAGCTAGGTGATACATACGCAATGATTGGTCAGATGGAGAACTCGTTACTGTTATATACAGCCGGTTTGGAGATCCAAAAGCAAGCTTTGGGAGAGACAGACCCTAGACTTGGCGAGACATGCCGTTATATGGCCGAGGCTTATGTCCAGGCATTGCAATTTAATGAGGCTGAGAAGCTTTGCCAAATGGCTCTGGACATCCACAAGGGAAATGGTTCTACTGCTGTCCTGGCAGAAGCGGCTGATAGGAGACTAATGGGACTTATCTGTGACTCCAAAGGTGAATATGAGTCCGCTCTTGAGCATTATGTTTTAGCAAGCATGGCCATGGCATCAAATGGACAAGAATTGGATGTGGCTTCAATAGACTGCAGCATCGGAGATGTATACCTGTCACTCGCTAAGTATGATGAGGCTGTTTTTGCATACCAGAAAGCACTTAAAGTCTTCAAGTCGACCAAAGGAGAGAATCATCCCAAAGTTGCTTCAATTTATGTGCGTTTGGCGAAGTTGTACCACAAGATAGGGAAGTTCAAGGAATCCAAATCCTACTGTGAGAATGCACTTCATATTTACAGAAGGCCTAATCCGATGATGCCAACGGAAGAGATTGCCGGTGGCTTCATCGAACTTTCTGCCATCTATGAGTCTATGAATGAGTTGGAGCAGGCACTCACATTGCTTAAGAAGGCTTTGAAAATACATGCTGATGCCCCTGGCCAGCAAAACATGGTTGCAGGAGTCGAGGCACAGATTGGGGTTATTTATTATATGATGGGAAAATATTCCGATGCTTACACCTCCTTAAAATCTGCTGTTTCAAAATTCCGGGCCAGTGCAGAGCAAAACTCTCCCTTGTTTGGAATTGCTCTAAACCAAATGGGTCTATCCTGCGTGCAATGTCATGCAATAAACGAGGCTGCAGAACTCTTTGAAGAAGCAAGAAGTATTTTGGAAAAGGAATATGGACCATATCACCCTGACACTTTAGGCGTCTGCAGCAATTTGGCTGGCACGTATGACGCAATGGGCAG GTTGGACGAtgcaattgaaattttggagaaCGTTGTTGCCATTAGACAGGAGAAACTCGGGACGGCAAACTCTGATGTGAACGCTGAGAAGCAAAGGTTGGCTGAGTTGTTGAAAGAAGCTGGAAGGGATTCGAGCAGGAAGTCCAGGCCCCTGGGAACTTTACTCAATGCCGACTCTTGTATCTTAGAAGAAGATGGAGTCGAGGTACTGTGA
- the LOC104423904 gene encoding LOW QUALITY PROTEIN: transcription factor MYB114 (The sequence of the model RefSeq protein was modified relative to this genomic sequence to represent the inferred CDS: inserted 1 base in 1 codon) has protein sequence MAKATNGRENERKKGLWTEEEDKILIHYVXANGKGKWNTIAKRIGLRRCGKSCRLRWMNYLSPDVKRDSFSEEEEDLIIRLHKLLGNRWSLIAKRVPGRTDNQVKNYWNTHLSKKLGVQVHSARSSTSASSRSLQPSSTSTYPCSTSSHDAASEKKLDKDARPDCTKWDTREPTIRDQSTSHFWDFESELGELGMMEFLQGQCRDLSWLNS, from the exons atGGCAAAAGCCACGAACGGTAGAGAGAATGAGCGGAAGAAAGGGCTGTGgacagaggaagaagacaagattCTCATCCACTACG GGGCCAATGGAAAGGGAAAATGGAATACCATTGCTAAGCGGATAG GGCTGAGAAGGTGTGGGAAGAGTTGCAGGTTGAGGTGGATGAATTATCTGAGCCCAGATGTGAAGCGAGATAGTTtctctgaggaagaagaagacctcaTCATTAGGCTCCACAAGCTCCTTGGCAACAG GTGGTCCTTGATCGCGAAGAGAGTGCCGGGTCGAACCGACAATCAAGTGAAGAATTATTGGAACACTCATCTGAGCAAAAAGCTAGGCGTTCAAGTGCACAGCGCTCGATCTAGCACATCGGCCTCCTCCAGGAGTTTACAACCGTCGAGTACTTCTACATATCCATGTTCCACTTCGTCTCACGACGCGGCCTCCGAAAAGAAACTGGACAAGGACGCGAGACCGGACTGCACGAAATGGGATACTAGAGAACCGACCATTAGAGACCAGTCGACGAGCCACTTTTGGGATTTCGAGAGCGAGCTCGGTGAGCTCGGGATGATGGAGTTCTTGCAGGGGCAGTGTCGCGATCTATCTTGGCTTAATTCATGA